A region of the Haematobia irritans isolate KBUSLIRL chromosome 5, ASM5000362v1, whole genome shotgun sequence genome:
atcaaaattttatttctacagaaaattttgtcaaaatgttatttccacaaaaacgttttgtcaaaattttatttccacaaaaacgttttgttaaaatgttatttctatagaatttgttgtttaattatgtagaaaatgttgtcaaaattgtatttctatagtattttttttttcgcaattatataagaaattttgtgaaaattttaattctacagaaaattttgtcaaaattttatttctattggaaattttgtcgaaatttcagttctatagaaaatcttgtcaaaattttatttctacagaaaaatttgtcaaaattttatttctttaaaaaattttgtcaaaattttatttctatagaaattttttttttaattgtatgtctataaaaaaatttgtcaaaattttagctctatagtaaattttatcaacattttatttctatagaaaatttgtcaaaattttatttctatagaaaattttttaaaaatattatttctatataaaattttatcaaaattttatttcaatagaaatttttcttttccaaaaaaaaaaattaaatattcttttctatacgaaattttaccaaaattttatttttatagaaaattttggcaaaatttaatttctagaaatataataacattttgacgtttTGGCGTGtacagatttgtatctggcgcttttttttcaatgactttgttgatcaagttccttaatctccTTTGTACATAAAAGCTCgaacaataattaattgtaaattaaaattctatttctttagaaaagaggaaattttgtcaaaatttaattcatatagaaaattttgtcaaaattttatttctatagaaaattttatcaacattttatttctgtcatcaaaattttatttctataggaaattttatcaaaattttatttctataggaaattttatcaaaattttatttctaccacaAAAacgttttgttaaaatgttatttctatagaaatttttgttttaattatgtagaaaattttgtcaaaattgtatttctataatttttttttcaaaattatattttgtttctataaaaaattttgtgaaaattttaattctatagaaaattttgcaaaaattttatttctattgaaaattttgtcgaaattttagttctatagaaaatcttgccaaaattttatttctacaaaaaaatatattaaatttttttttctatagaaaattttttaaacattgtatgtctataaaaaaatttgtcaaaattttatctctatagtaaattttgtcaccattttatttctatacaaaattttgtcaaaattttatttctatagaaaaagttgtaaaaattttatttctatataaatttttcttttaaaaaaaaaagaaaaaaattaaatatttttttttttctatgagaaattttaccaaaattttatttttatagaaaattttgccaaaatttaatttctagaaataTCTGGCGTTTTTTTTCAATGACTTTGTTGATCAAGTTCCTCAATCTCCTTTGTACATAAAAGCTCGAACAAtatttaattgtaaattaaaattttatttctttagaaaagaggaaattttgttaacatttaattattatagaaaattttatcaaaattttatttctacagaaaattttgtcaaaattatatttccacaaaaacgttttgttaaaatgttatttctatagaaattgttattttaattatgtagaaaattttgtcaaaattgtatttctatagtaattttttcaaaattatatttctatagaaaattttatcaaaattctataaacaattttgtggaaatatagaaaattttgtcgaaattttagttctatagaaaatcttatcaaaatttttttagaaaattttgtgaaaattttaattctgtagaaaattttgtaaaaattttagttctatagaaaatcttgtcaaaattgtctgaacggaatgacaatggttATATACACCCTATCCTATGGGGGAAGGTATCATGATATATGTATTCCTTGACATTGGAAGTGGTGTATAGTCGGCTTTGGCAgattttgtgtttgtttatgttttttttggatTCACCGATATTCAAAAGCTATGAATGTACCTACATACTTCGAAGAAGATggcaataattatttattgttttgttcataAGCTTTTAAATATTCTAAATAAGTGAAACTAGaatcagttttatttttattttgccaatCAATTCTCCCAAATATTCtgaatggaaattaaaattttgtttttattttttaaaagctcACATTTGTAGCTAATTTTGAGGTGGTTGATAAACAAATACAGATAGAGAGTGAGAGTAGGAGTGAGAGATGCATACAGAGTGAGATAACTTGAACTTCTATTGAATATTCAACATACGCACCATACGGCCAGTTATCATTCTGTATTTTAGGCACACAAgagtttaaaaacaaaacacagagagagagagagagagagagtgagagaggaaGAAAATGAGATAACTTGATATTCAAAATAAGCAACATATGTCTACTAAAATAATTCGGTATAGCCTGCGTTAAAATGTGACATACACACAGCAACAATGAGCTTCAAAGTCGAGTATTTAGTATCTTAACGGAAATTCAAGTGTGTAGAACGGGTGGGAGACTTCATCATGTTTGTGTTAACCATAGTGCTGGGCATTATTCTTGCCCTAATCGGctatggaatacaatttttgcgGCGACATTATTCCTATTGGAAATGGTTGGATATAGCCCATGAACGTCCCCATTGGTTAATGGGTAATTTCGATGGCTGTACAGTAACCAAATCGGTGGGTCAATGTGTACAAGAGCTCTATGACAAATATCGTGATACTGGACCATTTGTTGGCCTATATTGGTTCACCAAACTCTCAGTACTTGTGACGGATCCGGGATTGATTAAGCACATTCTCATTAAAGATTTCTCCAAGTTTACTGATCGTGGAATGTTTAGTAATCCTGAAGATGATCCTTTGACGGGAACTCTTTTCAATTTGGATGGTAATAAATGGAGACATATGCGTAATAAGCTATCGCCCACGTTTACATCGGGAAAAATGAAGATAATGTTCCCGTTGATTGAAAAGATTGCTGAAGAATTGGTCAGCGTTACAGATAGAGAATCCCTCAGTAGTGGTGAAATATTAGAAGTTTGGGATCTTATGGCTCGTTTTACTTCGGATGTTATTGGATCATGTGCTTTTGGCATCGAGACAAGTAGTTTGAAAAATCCCAAATCGGAATTTCGTATCATGGGTCGTAGAGCCATAACAGAATATCGTCATGGTATACTGGGAGTTGCCATACGTTTGAATTttcccaattttgctcgacgtcTACATATGAAGGAAACTATTCCGGAAGTTGAGGATTACTTTTTGAATTTGGCCCGAGAAGCAGTGGAATATCGAGAAAAGAATAATATACGCTGTAATGATTTCATGGATATGTTGATagatttgaaaaataataaattgatgAAAACTGATGAGGGAGATGAATTAACCTCTTTGACTTTTGGAGAAATTGCTGCTCAGGCTTTTGTATTTCTTGTGGCTGGTTTTGAAACATCATCGACCACATTGGCTTTTATTCTTTATGAATTGGCCAAAAATGAAGAGATTCAAGAGAAGGCTAGAGCTGAAGTTCTTGAGGTCTTGGAAAGACATAATCACAAATTTACCTATGAGTGTATGAAGGAAATGGTGTATATGGAGCAAATATTAAATGGTAAGATAACTAACGTAGAACGATAAGATTTgagtttttaaatattattgaaaatttctatttaaatataaacaagAATGGTAGCCGGTATAGCTAAATTTCATAAATAGCcaaatattctaaaataaaaacttattcTAAATTCGAAGTCCATCAATATGAAAATTCAAGTAATGGCAGTAATTGGGGTTTGGTCCAACAGACATGGCTGGTATTTGGCATAATTAAAGgttagaaataataatatagtGATTCCGAACACAATTCCTTATTTTACAGCCATTTAATGGCATTTTTCTTTGGGCCAAGGGcaatggaaattttctttatttcttattaacttttcaaaaatttccagaaatcaatggaaattttctttatttcttattaacttttcaaaaatttccagaaaCTTTACGTCTTCACACCATTATACCTATTGTGtcagttaataaaattttctttggcacACGagtagtaaacaagtatatacggtcgtaagttcggccaggccaaatcttatgtaccctccaccatggattgcgtagaaatttagtAGAAGGTggccatccacaattgaattacttgggttgcggtcgatggcaaggcatcttaaaacttcttaacatcatcttctaaattgtaaattagtccatgcgggatatatattagacaaaagaaaggtcgattaaatacgtatatattcagttcttgaccggtgtaTAAAataacgaaccgatatgaacttttgtgtggtaattatagagccagaattgaaatatagggtcgcttttatatacaattatgcacACGAGTCTAcctattggtagatttttttactgtttggtagattggtagaattcttgacgttttCGAAGAttctcaaaatattcctctccaaataagaggtgcttcataaatttctataaaaaaatatattgacaagtttttctataaaaaaaatattttgacaaaattttctatagaaataaaattttgagaaaattttctatagaaataaaattttgacaaaattttctatagaaataaaattttgacaaaattttctgtagaaataaatttttgccaaaatttccaaaagaaataaaatgttgacaaaattttctataaaaataaaatgttgacaaaattttctatagaaatataaaattttggtagattatttttggctcgagtggcaatcgtgattttcctgtgattgggaatcggtttatctgggggctatatataattatggaccgctatggaccaattctggcatggttcttagataccatatactaacaccatgtaccaaatttcatctgggttggatgaattttgctcctccaagagtcaacggaggtcaaatctagggatcggtttatatgtgggctatatacaattatgaacacgagtccacCAAAAAtgtcagatttttttactgtttggtagattggtagaattcttgatgttttggaagattttgcaaaacactcCTCTCCAAgtaagaggtgcttcataaatttctataaaaaaatattttgacaaaattttctatagaaataaaattttgacaaaattttctatagaaataaatttttgccaaaatttccaaaagaaataaaatgttgacaaaatttttataaaaattacattttgacaaaattttctatagaaataaaattttcacaaaattttttatagaaataaaattttgacgaaattttctatagaaataaatgtttgccaaaatttcctaaagaaataaaatgttaaaaaaattttctataaaaataaaatgttcacacaattttctatagaaatataaaattttggtagattatttttggcttgagtggcaatcgtgatttttctgtgattggggatcggtttatcttggggctatatataactatagatcgatacgaaCCAACTTTGACATGGTTTTTGTCGGCcgaatactagcgcaatgtaccaaatttcaaccggatcggatgaattttgctccttcaagaggctccggaggtcaaatatggggatcgctctaCCAAAAATGccggattttttttactgtttggtagattggtagaattctttatgttttggaagattttgcaaaatattcctctccaactatgaggtgcttcataaatttctataaaaaaatattttgacaaaattttctatagaaataaaattttgacaaaattttctatgaaaaaaaaatgtttacaaaatttttaaagaaataaaattttctataaaaaaacattttgacaaaattttatatagaaataaaattttgacaaaattttctataaaaataaaattttgacaaaatttttttatagaaatataacattttggtagattatatttggctcgagtggcaatcgtgattttcctgcgattcggtttatctgggggctatatataactttagatcgatacgaaccaattttggcatggatgttatcggccatatactagcgcaatgtacaaaatttcaaccggatcggatgaattttgctccttcaagaggctccggaggtcaaatatgggggtcgctttttatgggggctatatataattatggaccgatatggaccaattctggcatgtttcttagataccatatactaacactatgtaccaaatttcaaacggatcgaatgaattttagtcctccaagaggctccggagggcaaatctggggatcgatttatatggcggctatatgtaaaagtgaaccgatatgacccatttgcaataaaatccgacctacatctataacaactacttgtggacggacggacggacatgcttagatcgactccgagtttcaccacgacctagaatatatatactttatggggtcttagaccaatatttcgatgtgttacaaacggaatgacaaagttaatataccctcatcctatggtggagggtataaaaatttctccaattaataaattcttgataaaaacgagcttattatttgaaaaaatcaaatacaagtcgaatacaataaataacaagtttgtaataaataaaaaaatttctttatttcatagttttacaaataaaatcatATTAATTTTTCCCCTAAACCTTTTCGATATTTTCCAGAAACTTTACGTCTTCACACCATTATACCTTTTGTGCATCGTCAAGCATTGGAGGATTTTGTTGTTCCCGATCATCCGAAATATGTCATCAAAAAGGGTATGTATGCCGTACTACCCTGTGGACCAATACATCACGATGAACGTTATTATCCTCAGCCTTATGTTTTTGATCCTGAAAACTTTTCACCCGAAAAGGTAGCTGAACGTGATTCCGTTCTACATTTACCATTTGGTGATGGTCCACGAAATTGCATTGGTTTACGTTTTGGTAAAATGCAAGTAATTGTGGGTCTTGCtttacttttgaaaaatttcaaattttccatttgtgatgagACACCAATTCCCATGAAGTATAGTATTCAAGGTATTATTACAAGTCCAGAAACTGGAATCCCACTAAaggtgacaaaaataaaataattttattacaaaaacaagtaaagtaatttaattacaaaaaaaaaaatatatatatatatatatatatatatatatatatatatatatttatattaaacgAATTTGtatttcatattaaattaaaaaaataataataatttaactgaaaaatctatgacttgaaacttgatttttgttatttttgatctgaagaaattttaatgaaaaaatatacataatctatgttttgaaaatgtttttattatatataaaaatataattctctCAGATTTGTATCATTCTCTTGAAGTAAAATGCCTTTGAggttggaaaaaaattacattttgtaaaGACAAGAATTGGcggtttaaattcaaaattattgacTTGATATTTAGTATTTTAGTATACTCCCCGAACATGATTTATATCGAACGATTTTCCGAGATAACTTCTTGAGAATGTATAAGTCGTAATTACGATTCTAAACTCTTACATTATAAGGCGCAAAAAACCATCTGGGCACTTAAACCAGTGATGAAGAATCCACATCAGCGTTGTTGAGCACAATGTGGAACCAGATATTTGGAGGTACATTGAGAGTTTCagacctacagttccaccacttacGTGCACGGGCCTACTATTAGCCCAGTGATACCTTCTTGCGCCCGCCGAAACCTTCAATTCCCCCAAAGGAAACCTTCTGTTTCCAGAGTAACACCTTTGGGCCTTCAATTTTCCCACATATTTTCGGGACTACAGTTCAAACACTGAGATCTTCAGTTCTACTATTTCCTCACTATTCTCTTACTGAGACCTTCAGGCTTACCATTTTCCCACTGATGCAATTCTTCCACTGAGCCTTTGTTCTTACAATACCTCCACTGAAACCTTCGAGCCTACAAATCCTCCACTAATAACTCCAGTAAGATACCTTCGGATCTACTTTTCCGTCCCTGTGAAATTCGTGCCTACCATTGTTTCAAAAATACATCCGGGCCTACAATTCCCACTTGGGATGTTCGGTTCTACAATGTTCTCACCGATACCTTCGGGCTTACAATTCCCCCTACTGAGATCCCCGTGTTTAAATTCATCCAATGAAACCTACGGTTGTACCAGTAAGACATTCGTGGATATAATTCCCCCACTGGGAGCTTCGACAATGTCCCCACTTATTCCATCAGTTTTACCACTAAGACCACCAGGCCTTCAATTTAGGACAGACATTCGGTTCTACAGTGTCACCACTAAGACTACTGTTCCCTCCCTGTGAAATTCGTGCCTACCATTGTTTAAAAAATACATCCGGGCCTACAATTCCCACTTGGGATGTTCGGTTCTACAATGTTCTCACTGATACCTTCGGGCTTACAATTCCCCCCACTGAGATCC
Encoded here:
- the LOC142240487 gene encoding cytochrome P450 6a9-like, producing the protein MFVLTIVLGIILALIGYGIQFLRRHYSYWKWLDIAHERPHWLMGNFDGCTVTKSVGQCVQELYDKYRDTGPFVGLYWFTKLSVLVTDPGLIKHILIKDFSKFTDRGMFSNPEDDPLTGTLFNLDGNKWRHMRNKLSPTFTSGKMKIMFPLIEKIAEELVSVTDRESLSSGEILEVWDLMARFTSDVIGSCAFGIETSSLKNPKSEFRIMGRRAITEYRHGILGVAIRLNFPNFARRLHMKETIPEVEDYFLNLAREAVEYREKNNIRCNDFMDMLIDLKNNKLMKTDEGDELTSLTFGEIAAQAFVFLVAGFETSSTTLAFILYELAKNEEIQEKARAEVLEVLERHNHKFTYECMKEMVYMEQILNETLRLHTIIPFVHRQALEDFVVPDHPKYVIKKGMYAVLPCGPIHHDERYYPQPYVFDPENFSPEKVAERDSVLHLPFGDGPRNCIGLRFGKMQVIVGLALLLKNFKFSICDETPIPMKYSIQGIITSPETGIPLKVTKIK